One window of the Zea mays cultivar B73 chromosome 3, Zm-B73-REFERENCE-NAM-5.0, whole genome shotgun sequence genome contains the following:
- the LOC103651833 gene encoding WD repeat-containing protein 44-like, with translation MAPALVPPTPVTLVRSSSFPAVSDPPGFTKSTPPHATATDRARSCPRATAAALHVWTSEPAPVQERRRKLLQMLGLAGDPALARLEMGRSVSYDDGPVPVRPAPVSPPISRSRSDGGAVSASATKPPLGGRSPGSSEATPEGEEEEEEEEADPRCLIRNLDDGSEFVVKEGPELREVGTGRQLTMEEFVDPCVGRSPIVQELMRRENVASSGSSTPVQRSNSDSSNGATRHQRRRRHSSWLRGIRNVAGSVVASSRDRRSSDDKDTCSDKGGRRSSSATDDSQDSTGAVRHGPVRVKVRQYGKSYKDFSGLFMNQEIQAHDGSIWSIRFSPDGWYLASAGEECVIHVWEVSEFDRKHEENGACNLFVAMVCNGSPEPTLAVASSVDGSNREKKRRARFLEGHRSVSSDRLMLPEHVFALSEKPIRTFMGHSEDVPHDQFSLL, from the exons ATGGCCCCTGCCCTGGTGCCCCCCACCCCCGTTACCCTCGTCCGATCCTCTTCCTTCCCCGCAGTCTCCGATCCGCCCGGCTTCACCAAATCCACCCCTCCCCACGCAACAGCCACCGACCGT GCAAGGTCGTGCCCCCGCGCAACCGCCGCGGCGCTCCACGTGTGGACGTCCGAGCCGGCGCCCGTGCAGGAGCGGCGCCGGAAGCTGCTCCAGATGCTGGGGCTCGCCGGGGACCCCGCCCTGGCGCGCCTCGAGATGGGCCGATCGGTCTCCTACGACGATGGGCCTGTGCCCGTCCGCCCGGCGCCGGTCTCGCCGCCCATCTCCCGATCCAGATCAGACGGCGGCGCCGTGTCGGCCTCGGCGACCAAGCCGCCGCTGGGAGGGCGGTCGCCGGGCTCCTCCGAGGCCACGCCCgaaggggaggaggaggaggaggaggaggaggccgaCCCGAGGTGTCTGATCCGGAACCTCGACGATGGCAGCGAGTTCGTGGTCAAGGAGGGGCCCGAGCTCCGCGAGGTCGGCACGGGCCGGCagctcaccatggaggagttcgtTGACCCCTGCGTCGGTCGCTCGCCTATCGTCCAGGAGCTCATGCGGCGCGAGAACGTTGCGAGCTCCGGCTCGTCCACCCCCGTCCAGCGCTCCAACTCCGACTCCAGCAACGGAGCGACGCGCcaccagcggcggcggcggcatagCAGCTGGCTTCGGGGCATCCGGAACGTCGCCGGCTCCGTGGTGGCCAGCTCCCGCGACCGCCGCAGCAGCGACGACAAGGACACGTGCTCGGATAAAGGCGGGCGCCGGTCCAGCTCGGCCACAGACGACAGCCAGGACAGCACTGGAGCCGTGCGCCACGGCCCGGTGCGCGTTAAGGTGAGGCAGTATGGCAAGTCGTACAAGGATTTCAGTGGCCTATTCATGAACCAGGAGATTCAGGCTCACGATGGCTCCATCTGGAGCATCAGGTTTAGTCCAGATGGTTGGTACCTCGCGAGTGCTGGGGAAGAGTGCGTGATCCATGTCTGGGAAGTGTCAGAGTTCGATAGGAAACACGAGGAGAACGGAGCGTGCAATCTTTTTGTTGCGATGGTGTGCAACGGTTCGCCGGAGCCAACATTAGCCGTGGCCAGCAGTGTGGATGGGAGCAATCGTGAGAAGAAGCGTCGGGCAAGGTTCTTGGAGGGTCATAGGTCTGTGAGCTCAGACCGGCTAATGCTGCCAGAGCATGTGTTTGCGCTGTCAGAAAAACCGATTCGGACCTTCATGGGGCACTCAGAAGATGTGCCTCATGACCAATTTAGTTTGCTGTGA